One Candidatus Dadabacteria bacterium genomic region harbors:
- a CDS encoding acetoacetate decarboxylase family protein, giving the protein MRFLKRVVVAVLVAVAVPLSIAGAGKTPDPLPAPQLVQDAWMFMAAYKADPVALEELLPGGLKPHPNGHVFINMYTVPEETQTSGFGAYNLTYLAIEIDGHDSYVMDRENGYPGRYFVHYFNSSPKMRKFAESAGIPAEAGRTAAYVRGGKVKASLRIGGKRLIKAEAKLKSRRLKNPESGHLNYFGLKNGRVVKHPIPYLGSTRAISDPKIEITAPEGHPLHRLKPIADPTWAVWMKGSFVYPQFEYVN; this is encoded by the coding sequence ATGAGATTTTTGAAAAGAGTTGTTGTAGCGGTTCTGGTGGCGGTAGCCGTTCCGCTTTCAATTGCGGGCGCGGGGAAAACGCCCGACCCTCTTCCGGCGCCGCAACTTGTTCAGGATGCGTGGATGTTCATGGCGGCCTACAAGGCTGACCCGGTTGCCCTTGAGGAACTTCTTCCCGGAGGTCTCAAGCCGCATCCGAACGGGCATGTGTTTATCAACATGTATACCGTGCCGGAGGAAACGCAGACTTCGGGCTTCGGGGCTTACAATCTCACATATCTTGCCATTGAGATAGACGGGCATGACTCCTATGTAATGGACAGGGAAAACGGCTATCCGGGCAGGTATTTCGTCCACTATTTCAACAGTTCACCGAAGATGAGGAAGTTTGCCGAGAGCGCGGGCATTCCCGCCGAGGCGGGCAGGACGGCGGCTTATGTAAGGGGCGGAAAGGTGAAAGCGTCCCTCAGAATAGGCGGCAAGCGGCTGATAAAGGCCGAGGCGAAGTTGAAAAGCAGAAGGCTTAAAAACCCTGAAAGCGGGCATTTGAACTATTTCGGGCTGAAAAACGGCAGGGTGGTGAAACACCCTATTCCCTATCTCGGCTCAACAAGGGCTATAAGCGACCCGAAGATAGAGATAACCGCGCCCGAAGGGCATCCGTTGCACAGACTGAAACCGATAGCCGACCCCACATGGGCGGTGTGGATGAAGGGGAGTTTTGTTTATCCGCAGTTTGAGTATGTGAATTGA